Within the Maribacter sp. BPC-D8 genome, the region AGAACACCAATATAGCCGCTTGATTCGTTATTTTTGTTTCAAGTTGTGAAAAAAAGAGTAAACAGAATTGCTTGTTTTTGTACAAATGCCAAACTTAAAAGAATATAATAGATGAATTATTCAGAACTACTGGCGAGTGAGCCGCATGATGTCGCTGCGCACATGCACTTAAAATATGTAAACAGAGAAGCGTTATCTATACTGCGAATTAAAGAGAAAGATCAGTTTCTGTATTTACTAAAGAATAAACCGCTCAGTAAAAAAGCTGAACTATCTAGAATTAAAAAACTGGTAATTCCGCCGGCATGGCAAGAAGTGAAAATTGCACCTATTGCCAATGCACATTTGCAAGCAGTAGGTTTTGATGTCAAGCATAGACTTCAATACCGTTACCATGAATTATGGTTACGAGTAAGAAACAGAACCAAGTTTTTAAGAATGCATCAATTTGGAGAAGCTTTGCCTTTAATTCGAAAAAAGGTAGATGAAGATTTACAGTTAGATGGATGGCCTAAAGAAAAAGTTCTCGCCCTAATTGTAAGGTTAATGGAAGAAACCCATATACGCATAGGTAATCAGCAATATGCAAGAAGAAACAAAACCTATGGCTTATCAACCTTAAGAACAAGGCATTTAAAAACCAGTAAGAATAAGCTAAAATTTGAATTTACCGGTAAGAAAGGCAAAAAGCACAGTATCACTTTAAATAATAGAAAATTACGCAAGTTAGTATTGCAATGTGAAGAAATACCTGGTTGGGATCTTTTTCAATTCTTTGATGAAGACGGAACCAAAACGGGAGTTGATAGTGGTATGGTCAATGAATATTTACAAGAAATAAGCGGAGAACTTTTTACTGCTAAAGATTTTAGAACATGGTCAGGTACGCTCATATTTTTTGAATCGCTTATGGAAAATGAGCCTACCGATGCAGAAAGTGAAATTAAAAAGAATGTGATAAAAGCATTTGACGCTACTGCCAAAGCATTGGGTAATACTAGAAATGTGTGCAAAAAATACTATGTACACCCATTTGTAGTCAAAAAGTATGAAAAGAGTGAGCTTAATGATGTTTTTGAAAGCGTAGAGAAGGCAACTTCATCAGAATACCAAACCGCAGCAGAAAAAGAATTGATAAACCTAATAGCCGATTTTAATCCCTTATTGAATTTAGATATAAAGAAGTAGTACTAAAAGTTTGTTTATAAATTAATCGGCACGTTCTACTTCACTTTCGCTCTTTAAAACATAATCGCCATCTTCTTGTTGAATGTAAAGTGCTTTGTCATCATCGCTACCATTTCTAGTAACTTCATTTCCTTTAATTGTCTTTGTTGTTTTTGAAGTATAAGTTTCTTCAACTTTACCTTCGGCAGTACCATTACCCCAAGACCATTTTACTATTGTACCTTTTCTTATCATAATAAATTTATTTATTGTTTGTGCTTTCCATCACAGCTAGTTTTTTGGAGAACCATGTGATGGAAATAACCATTTAGAGTAGCACAAACGTGAGAACTAATTTGATACTACAAGTTCTATAATTTTATTCTTTATTGTATAGCAAGGACATTATATTTTTGACCTTAAAACCTTGAAAATTAACCCTATTCAAAGGAGTTAATGCTATAATTTTTCAAGATAAAAAGTACGTATAATTGAATATATATTTGTCATCAAAACAATACAGATGATACAATTAATTACAGGTATATCGATAATGATAGTATTAGCATTCGTCAGTTTATTGCTAAAAGATTTTATCGTTGACAGTATCGATATTGATAACAGCAGTGATCAAGAGGATGCATTTTGCGAAATT harbors:
- a CDS encoding DNA topoisomerase IB, with the protein product MNYSELLASEPHDVAAHMHLKYVNREALSILRIKEKDQFLYLLKNKPLSKKAELSRIKKLVIPPAWQEVKIAPIANAHLQAVGFDVKHRLQYRYHELWLRVRNRTKFLRMHQFGEALPLIRKKVDEDLQLDGWPKEKVLALIVRLMEETHIRIGNQQYARRNKTYGLSTLRTRHLKTSKNKLKFEFTGKKGKKHSITLNNRKLRKLVLQCEEIPGWDLFQFFDEDGTKTGVDSGMVNEYLQEISGELFTAKDFRTWSGTLIFFESLMENEPTDAESEIKKNVIKAFDATAKALGNTRNVCKKYYVHPFVVKKYEKSELNDVFESVEKATSSEYQTAAEKELINLIADFNPLLNLDIKK
- a CDS encoding DUF2945 domain-containing protein; the protein is MIRKGTIVKWSWGNGTAEGKVEETYTSKTTKTIKGNEVTRNGSDDDKALYIQQEDGDYVLKSESEVERAD